In Natronolimnobius baerhuensis, a single window of DNA contains:
- a CDS encoding PadR family transcriptional regulator — translation MYDLTGFQRDLLYTIAGQDEPHGLAIKDELEDYYEKEIHHGRLYPNLDTIVDKGLVEKGQEDRRTNFYTLTRRGQREIEARRDWEEQYVSELLSE, via the coding sequence ATGTACGATCTCACGGGATTCCAGCGCGACCTGCTGTACACGATTGCCGGCCAAGACGAACCACACGGTCTCGCGATCAAAGACGAACTCGAGGACTATTACGAGAAAGAGATCCACCACGGACGGCTGTATCCAAACCTCGATACAATCGTCGACAAAGGTCTCGTCGAGAAGGGCCAGGAAGACCGCCGAACGAACTTCTATACGCTCACCCGTCGCGGCCAGCGTGAAATCGAAGCCCGCCGTGACTGGGAAGAGCAGTACGTTTCCGAACTCCTCTCGGAGTAA
- a CDS encoding glycoside hydrolase family 127 protein, translating into MRQMEPVEPTAVTLDDEFWNPRLETNREVTIEYQYDQLESSGCLENFRRAANGETGGFEGMWFADSDAYKWLEAASYVLATTDEPDPELADRVADVIDLVAAAQDEDGYLNTYFTLEEPDKRWTNLNMLHELYCAGHLIEAAVAHHRATGDESLLEVATAFADHIDDVFPDRIDGAPGHQEIELALVKLARVTGEERYVDLAAYFVEIRGHDDRLEWELANPEDIAGYDPGGDGIVEGARGVFWEDGEYDGSYAQAHAPFEDQEAVEGHAVRAMYFFAGVADVAAETGDEALLTHLERLWENMTTKRLYITGGIGSAHEGERFTEDYDLPNETAYAETCAAIGSIFWNQRMLELTGEPKYADLIERTLYNGVLAGVSLDGTEFFYDNRLASDGSHSRSGWFHCACCPPNVARLFASLGRYLYTVDGRDCYVNQYIGGTASVALEEDDLTLTQETALPWEGDVTLEVTAPEPTTATLHLRIPEWCDDASITVNGEIVSTADESYVSLERTWDDDRIAATFEHSTTVVEGHPAVAATAGRVAITRGPLVYCLEATDNDRPIHQYHIDATTEFTSTHRAGLLDGVTVLEADATVPSLEGWDRTLYRPAEASSNTITPLTAIPYYAWDNRDAGPMRVWLEAQ; encoded by the coding sequence CAATCGAGTATCAGTACGACCAACTCGAGTCGAGTGGCTGTCTCGAGAACTTTCGGCGGGCCGCCAACGGCGAAACGGGCGGCTTCGAGGGCATGTGGTTCGCCGACTCAGACGCCTACAAGTGGCTCGAGGCTGCCAGTTACGTGCTCGCGACGACTGACGAGCCGGACCCCGAACTCGCGGATCGAGTTGCCGACGTCATCGACCTCGTCGCCGCCGCACAGGACGAAGACGGCTATCTCAACACCTACTTCACGCTCGAGGAACCCGACAAGCGCTGGACGAACCTTAATATGCTCCACGAGTTGTACTGTGCGGGCCATCTCATCGAGGCCGCCGTTGCCCACCACCGCGCGACGGGTGATGAATCGCTGCTTGAGGTGGCGACGGCGTTCGCGGACCACATCGACGACGTGTTTCCGGACCGGATCGATGGTGCACCCGGCCACCAAGAGATCGAACTCGCGCTCGTGAAACTCGCCCGCGTGACTGGCGAGGAACGCTACGTCGACCTCGCGGCGTACTTCGTCGAGATTCGCGGCCACGACGACCGCCTCGAGTGGGAGTTAGCCAACCCCGAAGACATTGCGGGGTACGACCCCGGCGGCGATGGGATCGTCGAAGGAGCCCGCGGCGTATTCTGGGAGGACGGCGAGTACGACGGGTCCTACGCGCAAGCGCACGCGCCATTCGAAGACCAGGAAGCCGTCGAGGGCCATGCCGTCCGCGCGATGTACTTTTTCGCTGGTGTCGCGGACGTCGCCGCTGAAACTGGGGACGAAGCGTTGCTCACACACCTCGAGCGACTTTGGGAGAACATGACGACGAAGCGGCTGTACATCACGGGTGGCATCGGCTCGGCCCACGAGGGCGAGCGCTTTACTGAGGACTACGACCTGCCGAACGAGACGGCCTACGCCGAGACGTGTGCAGCAATTGGAAGCATCTTCTGGAACCAGCGCATGCTCGAGTTGACCGGCGAGCCGAAGTACGCCGACTTGATCGAACGAACGCTGTACAACGGCGTCCTCGCGGGCGTCTCACTCGACGGTACGGAGTTTTTCTACGACAATCGCCTCGCAAGCGACGGCAGTCACAGTCGGTCGGGCTGGTTCCACTGTGCGTGCTGTCCGCCGAACGTCGCCCGCCTCTTTGCCTCGCTCGGGCGCTATCTGTACACTGTCGACGGTCGCGACTGCTACGTCAATCAGTACATCGGCGGGACAGCATCGGTCGCGCTCGAGGAGGACGACCTCACGCTCACTCAGGAGACAGCCCTTCCCTGGGAGGGCGACGTGACACTCGAGGTCACCGCCCCGGAACCGACGACTGCGACCCTCCATCTTCGCATTCCGGAGTGGTGTGACGACGCCTCGATCACGGTCAACGGCGAGATCGTTTCGACCGCCGACGAGAGCTACGTCTCGCTCGAGCGAACGTGGGACGACGACCGGATCGCGGCCACATTCGAGCACTCAACAACGGTTGTAGAGGGACATCCGGCCGTCGCCGCAACTGCCGGCCGCGTGGCGATTACGCGCGGCCCACTCGTCTACTGTCTCGAGGCCACCGACAACGACCGACCGATTCATCAGTACCACATCGATGCGACAACCGAGTTCACGTCGACACACCGCGCAGGCCTCCTCGATGGTGTCACCGTTCTCGAAGCCGATGCGACTGTCCCCTCACTCGAGGGCTGGGACAGAACTCTGTACCGGCCGGCCGAGGCGTCCTCGAACACGATCACACCGCTGACAGCAATTCCGTACTACGCGTGGGATAACCGAGATGCTGGTCCGATGCGTGTCTGGCTCGAGGCACAATAG
- a CDS encoding VOC family protein, whose product MTLSSTPDRLPDETSLGRSALTVSDLAEQTAFYRDVVGLAVLERSPTTSVLGAGETPLLVLERDDDVPVRPETSAGLYHNAFRVPSRPALGAALERIRSHWQLDGAADHLVSEALYLTDPEGNGVELYRDFPREDWPRSEAGRVQMGTDPLDLSQLAADSTGAETVPAATDLGHVHLEVTSLSAFEAFYVETLGFETQMTASNVAFISAGGYHHHLGANTWNRRTTARAGRGLAWIELCLPDKKALEAVTQRLEDGGYTVDERETAGVVIDPDGIDVRLRVE is encoded by the coding sequence ATGACACTGTCATCTACACCTGATCGTCTACCGGACGAGACCTCCCTCGGACGAAGCGCACTTACCGTCTCCGACCTCGCAGAACAGACCGCCTTCTATCGAGATGTCGTCGGACTTGCTGTCCTCGAGCGCTCCCCGACAACTTCCGTTCTCGGTGCGGGTGAGACGCCGTTGCTCGTCCTCGAACGCGACGACGATGTGCCGGTCCGACCCGAGACGAGTGCAGGACTCTATCATAACGCGTTCCGCGTGCCCTCGCGGCCCGCGCTTGGCGCTGCCCTCGAGCGGATTCGGAGCCACTGGCAACTCGATGGGGCAGCCGACCATCTGGTCAGCGAAGCACTGTATCTCACCGACCCCGAGGGAAACGGTGTCGAACTCTACCGGGATTTCCCCCGCGAGGACTGGCCGCGGTCTGAGGCAGGTCGCGTCCAGATGGGAACCGACCCACTCGATCTCTCACAACTCGCGGCCGACAGTACGGGCGCTGAAACCGTCCCGGCAGCCACTGACCTCGGACACGTCCACCTCGAGGTCACGTCGCTGTCGGCGTTCGAGGCCTTCTACGTTGAGACGCTTGGGTTCGAGACGCAGATGACCGCATCCAACGTGGCGTTCATCTCGGCTGGCGGCTATCACCACCATCTCGGTGCGAACACCTGGAATCGCCGAACGACCGCGCGTGCGGGACGCGGGCTAGCGTGGATCGAACTCTGTCTCCCCGACAAGAAGGCTCTCGAGGCAGTCACACAGCGACTCGAGGACGGCGGCTATACCGTCGACGAGCGAGAGACTGCGGGTGTCGTCATTGATCCCGACGGAATCGACGTTCGACTGCGAGTCGAGTAA